A genomic region of Gadus macrocephalus chromosome 5, ASM3116895v1 contains the following coding sequences:
- the LOC132458033 gene encoding 14-3-3 protein beta/alpha-1-like codes for MDKTELIQKAKLAEQAERYDDMAAAMKEVTEKGGELSNEERNLLSVAYKNVVGARRSAWRVISSIGQKTDGTDKKLQMITEYREKVEVELRDICNDVLGLLDNFLIENSTNPESKVFYLKMKGDYFRYLAEVAAGDDKSKTIESSQEAYQNAFDISRKEMDSTHPIRLGLALNFSVFFYEILNSPEKACDLAKNAFDDAIAELDKLNEESYKDSTLIMQLLRDNLTLWTSDNTAEEGEGGEAVEAGENEN; via the exons ATGGATAAAACGGAGCTGATCCAGAAGGCCAAGCTGGCGGAGCAGGCCGAGCGTTACGACGACATGGCGGCGGCCATGAAGGAGGTGACGGAGAAGGGCGGCGAGCTGTCAAACGAGGAGCGTAACCTGCTCTCCGTGGCGTACAAGAACGTGGTGGGGGCCCGACGGTCGGCGTGGAGGGTCATCTCCAGCATCGGACAGAAGACCGATGGCACGGATAAGAAGCTGCAAATGATCACTGAATACcgggagaaggtggaggtcgAACTGCGGGACATCTGCAACGACgtattg GGACTGCTTGACAATTTTTTAATTGAGAACTCTACAAATCCGGAGAGCAAAGTCTTCTACCTTAAAATGAAGGGAGACTATTTTAGATACCTCGCTGAGGTGGCCGCTGGAGACGACAAGTCAA AAACCATAGAGAGCTCTCAGGAGGCCTACCAGAACGCCTTTGACATCAGCCGGAAGGAGATGGACTCCACACACCCCATCCGCCTCGGCCTGGCCCTCAACTTCTCTGTCTTCTTCTACGAGATCCTCAACTCTCCAGAGAAGGCCTGCGATCTGGCCAAGAAC GCGTTTGATGATGCCATCGCTGAGCTGGACAAGCTGAACGAGGAGTCGTACAAAGACAGCACTCTGATCATGCAGCTCCTGAGAGACAATCTGACA TTATGGACGTCCGACAACACTGCAGAGGAGGGCGAGGGCGGTGAGGCGGTAGAGGCCGGCGAGAACGAGAACTAA
- the adam17a gene encoding disintegrin and metalloproteinase domain-containing protein 17a — protein sequence MMRHLLFFALVAPCWINCAVKRSPPAGKSSEDEPEMESLNSILSDFEVLPWSGLQLHSVRKRDAQTRSHLERLVTFQALQRNFKLYLTTNTDLFTENFKAVFVDEQGLEEKYDVQLQNYFTGHVVGEENSRVQAHIDGDEFSAHILTDEAEYNVEPLWRFTNSPQDGRVLVYRSEDIRNISRIASPKVCGYIHAEAQQLLPAGAARPGGLPEDELLHRAKRLAHDHKKNTCPLLLVADYRFFQHMGRKEESITLNYLIELIDRVDDIYRNTTWNDEFKGYGVQIQQIIINKVPTTIKDHKGRTRAHYNMKGSPQEGKDVWDVKKLLEQFSSDIADNASTVCLAHLFTYQDFDEGTLGLAYVAPSKALALGGLCPRPYYPSTSARKPSYLNTGLTSTLNFGKTILTKEADLVTTHELGHNFGAEHDPDNLPACAPTDDHGGKFIMYPIAVSGDQINNKHFSSCSKTSIGKTLSFKAHECFKERNSKVCGNSRVEEGEDCDPGLLHLNDDPCCTAECKFKPNAQCSDRNSPCCKGCVFEQAGKRCQEAISATCKGVSSCTGESSECPPPENALDDTQCVDMGKCLSGDCNPFCEAVQNLQSCACNETENSCKVCCRGKDGTCSPFMEADDNFLYLRKGKPCTVGYCDGSGKCIKSVQDAIERLWDFIDKLDINTFGKFLADNIVGSVVVFSLVFWIPLSILVHCVDKRLDQQYEQQQSKPYLFPPSSQEMQSGLEGGHMPIKQPPSFSGGPTAPCFQPGSDLPPTGPAGASPSGSSVTPGPGPSSGLPGGTRMDTIQEDSSTESHPGEEGPPGDGQPTVAACWSGTKSSCEDPIARSPGGRERRPLHRQACVDTKETEC from the exons ATGATGAGGCATTTGCTGTTCTTTGCACTGGTTGCTCCTTGTTGGATCAACTGTGCGGTTAAACGGTCTCCCCCTGCGGGGAAGAGCTCCGAGGACGAGCCTGAGATGG AGTCCCTGAACTCGATCCTATCGGACTTTGAGGTGCTCCCCTGGTCGGGGCTCCAGCTGCACTCTGTTCGGAAGAGGGACGCCCAAACCAGGTCCCACTTGGAGCGGCTTGTCACGTTCCAGGCCCTGCAGAG GAATTTCAAGCTATACTTGACCACAAACACGGACCTGTTCACTGAGAACTTTAAAGCCGTGTTTGTTGATGAACAAGGACTGGAGGAGAAGTACGACGTCCAGCTCCAGAACTACTTCACTGGACACGTTGTAG GGGAGGAGAATTCACGTGTACAGGCACACATTGATGGGGACGAGTTCTCTGCCCACATTCTGACGGACGAAGCGGAGTATAATGTGGAA CCCCTGTGGAGGTTCACTAACTCTCCCCAAGATGGCCGCGTGCTGGTCTATCGCTCGGAGGACATCAGGAACATCAGCCGCATCGCCTCGCCCAAGGTGTGCGGCTACATCCACGCAGAGGCTCAGCAGCTGCTGCCCGCCGGCGCAGCCAGGCCTGGGGGTCTGCCGGAGGACG AGCTCCTGCACCGAGCGAAGAGGCTGGCCCACGACCACAAGAAGAACACCTGccccctgctgctggtggccgACTACCGCTTCTTCCAGCACATGGGGCGCAAGGAGGAGAGCATCACACTGAACTACCTG ATCGAGCTGATCGATCGAGTGGACGACATCTACCGGAACACCACCTGGAACGATGAGTTTAAGGGCTACGGGGTTCAGATCCAACAG ATCATCATCAACAAGGTGCCCACCACCATAAAGGACCACAAGGGGCGGACCAGGGCGCACTACAACATGAAGGGCTCGCCACAGGAGGGCAAGGACGTGTGGGACGTCAAGAAGCTGTTGGAG CAATTCAGCTCGGACATCGCGGACAACGCGTCCACCGTGTGCCTGGCCCACCTCTTCACGTACCAGGACTTCGACGAGGGCACCCTGGGGCTGGCCTACGTGGCCCCGTCCAAGGCTCTGGCGCTGGGGGGCCTCTGCCCTCGAC CGTATTACCCCTCTACCTCTGCCCGGAAGCCCAGCTACCTCAACACAGGGCTGACCAGCACCTTGAACTTTGGGAAAACCATCCTGACCAAG GAGGCGGACCTGGTCACCACCCACGAGCTGGGGCATAACTTTGGCGCGGAGCATGACCCCGACAACCTGCCGGCCTGCGCTCCCACGGACGACCATGGGGGGAAGTTCATCATGTACCCCATCGCTGTGAGCGGGGACCAGATCAACAACAAG CACTTCTCCAGCTGCAGCAAGACCTCCATCGGGAAGACGCTGAGCTTCAAGGCTCACGAGTGCTTCAAGGAGCGCAACAGCAAGGTATGCGGAAACTCGCGcgtggaggaaggggaggactGCGACCCGGGGCTGCTGCACCTCAACGACGACCCCTGCTGCACGGCCGAGTGCAAGTTCAAACCCAATGCGCAGTGCAG tGACAGAAACAGCCCGTGCTGTAAGGGCTGCGTGTTTGAGCAGGCGGGGAAGCGCTGCCAGGAGGCCATCAGCGCCACCTGTAAGGGCGTGTCCAGCTGCACAG GTGAAAGCAGCGAGTGCCCGCCCCCGGAGAATGCCCTTGACGACACCCAATGCGTGGACATGGGCAAGTGCCTCTCCGGGGACTGCAATCCCTTCTGCGAGGCGGTGCAAAACCTGCAGTCCTGCGCCTGCAACG aaactGAGAACTCGTGTAAAGTGTGCTGCCGGGGGAAAGACGGAACCTGCTCTCCGTTTATGGAGGCGGACGACAACTTCCTCTACCTGCGCAAGGGCAAGCCCTGCACTGTGGGGTACTGCGACGGGAGT GGAAAGTGCATAAAGTCAGTGCAGGATGCGATCGAGAGGCTTTGGGATTTCATTGACAAGCTCGACATAAACACATTCG GGAAGTTCCTGGCTGACAACATCGTGGGCTCCGTGGTCGTCTTCTCGCTCGTCTTCTGGATCCCCCTCAGTATTCTTGTTCACTGTGTG GACAAGCGTCTCGACCAGCAGtatgagcagcagcagagcaagccctacctcttcccccccagt agtcAAGAAATGCAGAGCGGCCTAGAGGGGGGACACATGCCCATCAAACAGCCGCCCTCCTTCTCCGGCGGCCCGACCGCGCCCTGCTTCCAGCCGGGTTCAGACCTGCCCCCGACGGGCCCGGCGGGGGCCTCCCCATCGGGCAGCAGTGTTACCCCGGGCCCAGGCCCGAGCTCCGGCCTCCCCGGGGGGACCAGGATGGACACCATCCAGGAGGACAGCAGCACCGAGTCTCACCCCGGAGAGGAGGGCCCCCCGGGGGACGGGCAGCCCACCGTCGCAGCCTGCTGGTCGGGTACGAAGTCCTCCTGCGAGGATCCGATCGCGCGGAGCCCGGGGGGGCGGGAGCGCCGGCCGCTCCACAGGCAGGCCTGCGTTGACACCAAGGAGACGGAGTGCTGA